The nucleotide window CCGATACTTACTAAAAAATACTTAGTATATAATAAAGTTCACCATCTCATAAAATGGCGTTTGTCTACCCAAGTGGAACTGTAAAAAAAGaccaagtaaaaacaaaaatgtaaaagtttacgttttcatttaaaaaacaaaaagaaaagaagggaTACTTTAATAAGAGAAGAGAAAGGAGAGGGTTGAGTTGGAAAGAATGGGTAGGAATGGGGGAGATGGATTCTCATCACATGCAATGCTTTTTTGTAAGTTGGGGATATCAATCCTCAACACAATCACATTTCTGcttaaaatattagtatattttaatcAACTCTTTCCTTTATTCAAAAAGTATACTCACTAAATAACTGGGTATAAACAGATAATAAAATCGTAAGTAAGTTGGAATAAAATATCGGACCTctattttaatattacatagGCTTCATGATTATGTTTTCaattaataagataatattttactTAGTATTACGTTATTTCTTTAAATTACGCATAAAACAaagaatttattttaaaaaaatctgataGCGTATTTTTGCAACTATGTTACTAAACTAGTTTACAACTTTTATTTGACTGCAATAAGTCGGCCACTCCCATGATTACTTATTTTTGTTGACTTGTACTACCATTTTAACACCTTGAATTAACATCGGTCTTTAGTTTTAGCATaatctatatttttgtttttatgtcctaaactaataaaaatattaatacagGAGCTGTGCACTGTAACCTGAAGCATTTGTCTCGTTCGCTGTTGCCATTTAAAAGTTGCAACTTGAAAAGTTTTTTGGCATTTCAAGATTTCACTGTTTCATTTATATGATATTCACATACTTATCAAAAAAGATTTCACTGAAACCCAAAACGTAGAGTAACGAGCCTTTACTACAGAAAATACATGTCACTAACTATTGTGCTTCTTCAAGTTACGCGCGGTGTTTCAAATTTCCCAGCACAAGACAGTTAACTAGTTTCAATATTTACATTGTCGTAATAAATGGATCTTTTCTTTCGTTAAAACTGAATCGCTTTAATATTTACATTGTGGTAATAAAATGgatcttttttttgtgtgttaaaACTGAATCGCTTTAATATTAGTAGTTCTCGATAAAAAAACCatacaaaaataagaaatttgTGTTTTCTACTATTTCTTACCactacttttgtttttttgtttgtcaactCATTGCCACTATACATTTACCACTTCTAACTATGTAAGCATATCAGAGCTATCTTTTATCAccattacaatatttttttcaggGATCGAATGCTCTCTAAAGCAACATTAATGCGAAATATGTCACTATATCAGATATCTTAATATGATCGAAGTTGACGTATTCCACGAGACTGAGTCATGTAGAATGATAAATAACGAAAAAAATTAGGAGGTAAATTAGATGCGAGATTCGTTTTAGAATATAGAAGTACAAAATAAAGGAGAGGAGTACAcgaaaccaaacaaaacaagagtgttaattaatttggtttaattaaggggGAGATATTAGTGACGACAACATGGAGTTGGGCCCTTTGGCTTTTTGCTTTCCAAGCAGTAATGATGAAGAAGTGAACACTTCTATTGACAACGAATAAAGattattcaaaacaaaaaatagttataatattttttgtttaataatttCTCTAGAGAAAAAGGAATTTGTCTCTATGTCATAATCTTCATAAAAAGCATTGCCAAATCTTATGGCCACATGGACGGTGTAAGCCTTTATACCCTACTCGCTACTCTCATCTATTGCCTTCACATTTTCTTCATTATTACATCTCTTagctgtgacaaaaaaaatgatgtaaCTTTTGTATAAATTGTCATCATTATGGATTTGTTCATAAAATAGGTTGAGCCTATTAATGCTCACGGATCTATACACACATGAACATGAACCCTACTTTTCTTTCCATTTTCGATGAACTAGAAGCCTTTGTGATGTTAAGTTGCAACTGGTTACGACAATCATTTGGTGCCAAAAAACGAGTCTCCAGTTAAGTGGCTCGGCTAGGGACGATGAAATTTTGTGTGCAAatttttttggtgtaatttGTGTGCAAATTTGGAATTTATAGAATATACATGATATAATaattcgtatatatatatacactctaatgctatttttatgttattgagaaaaaaatcaaaatgatagaTTCATACGTCTTCAGAAATCTTCTTAaagctttctttatttttggtACAATTGACTTCAAAAGTCTTTATAAACAATTTTGCAATACTTCTAATattaaagaaaacataaaatgtaTAGTACTAGAGAAAGCTCTGGTTGTAATAGCAAACACTAGGTTAAGAGCCGTGTCTTACGTGGTATAAgcattatataaattattatatgtattatatgtttttatatattataaaataataaatatatattgaataattaaaagtcattaactattacatatataattaaattagtgcgaacatataaatcaattttattaatccaaacaatattttttttctatttgataggatatataattaaatttaaataatattaacatacatagtatatttttaatataaatgtattaaATGATGCTTTCTACACATATGagttttttgatcatttgtataatttatagcaaaaactttaaattactaatagcaaaaaaatttcattctgggattaatagttttagtaatttataatttcaaaaaaaaatcaaattgttAATGTTTATTCAAAGCTTTTATTAAAAAAGtggttcaaagtaaattttgaaattaaaatacttatgtattttatatggtatatagtttaatttaaaatggtatatatatatatatatatcatttaatcttaataattaattaaattagaatttttacttatatgatttcgtaatcatttgtgttttgtcataacaaaaaatttaaaccatggatcacaaaatttgaatgtgaaacttttaacatttttagtactaatttatagtcgttttttaaaattcaaaatataacatatacaaaaaaatcttaattttattatatggttaatatgattgtttaatttattttaataatttgaaattaaacaatatgatagaagatatactaatttttataaaatccttattattaaaaatcattaattgtcttatatactttagccacactAGACAATtccgtaacttttatttaaggaaataataaagaacatcaataatgaatttatgatgagtttaataaaaagcttattatataattagatggaccaatctatttctctaatgattctaagaatcatcttagtgatgacacgtggctacaaaaataagttgtaatgtttctcaattaacaTATAGGggaaatctaaattttattatatggttaatgtggttgtttaatttattttaataatttaaaattaaacaatatgatataagatacactaatttttatcaaatctttattattcaaaacaattaattatcttatatacTTTAGCTTTAGGCATtctataacttttatttaatgaaataataaagaacattaataatgaatttattgtggatttaataaaaatttattatataattagatggatcaaactatttctctaataactatttctctaatgattctaagaatcatcataacgatgacacgtggctacataaataagttgtaatgtttctcaattaatatacatGAGATTTGTTGGCATGTTTAAGAAAAGTACCATTActaataaaaattctataaaattaaGTGATCGCCAGAAGTCCATTATTCTCTTTGTGTGTagaataaattttgttttactaTTAATTAAGATGGTATTTTCTGTCGACATGCGCTATTAGTATGGTTTATGTGTCCAATCTGTTAGGAGTATGGTCACAAATGATTTTATGTGGGAGAAAATCTCGGTCTCTGAAAAGAGTTGCTTAGAACAAACATGAGTAAACAAGATAGTGAGATTTAGGTGCAACCAGCTTTAAAATGTTCTAAAGGATGTAAAAATACAACTCGTCATGATTGAAAACTACACAATTATGTTATTGAATACTATAAACCTGTAACTAAATAACAGTGATTTGTTTCCTATTTAAAGCCTTAGTAAGTTATTAATGGTGTTAATGGGAACATGTGATCGATGCTTGTGCAACATTGTGGATCATATGTtttaagaatattttgtttttggcaatattttataattaattttgttaatattttgctttgcttgataatatatatatttggccGCAGACGTATAGTGAGAAAGTAATAGTACATCCAAAGTCTTTGCTTTGGCCATACCATTTTATGACTGATAACGATTTCCCACCGGTCTTACTGCTTTCTTTACAAACATTCCATATCAAAAGAAGTCAACACACATATACAAATAGAGAAACATCATTAGCATTccttaataaaaacaaaaatttaggtATGCTTTTCAAAGTGGATATTTCAGAAATTCTAATTAAGAGGCATTTAATTAGCAATATTATTGTGCGGATTGAGTCTTATAGTAACACGACAGTACTATGGTAGCACAAGCCATAATATTATGTGCATGACATAGTGTCATGGTCTGTAAAAACGTTAGTTATACAAACTGAAATGAATATTCTGAGAACATGGAACTTGGGATTATggttgaaaaaaatgaaatcccTCTAACCATAGAAAATTTGCCACAAGTGTAGAAGATAATCATTCCTGTAACCCTCAGTTTGGGACATTTCTATATCCAGTTACAAAGCAATTATTATGAGAGAGATCATTCAAGAAGAGAGATGACAAGAGCAACACCCATGCCAAGCATCAAAGATATCAAATGGCACACACTGTTTCTAAGTGTTGATTTTCCAGAGTTGTTCATCTCTGCAAGAACACCAGCAACCGCTATGTATATGAATCCTCCCGCTGTAAATCCCTACAAGATTTCAACCAAATATTACACACATTTAGATTTAACTTTACTAGACCACTGCAATATGTTCATTTACTACCTCAATCAACGATGACTGTCCCGGTTCATTTCCCCAGACCAAAACCTGTGGCCGAGACCAAAAAAGAACATTACCAGAGTTACTTCAGTTTAAACATTTCTAGAGATCTGCCAGGGGTTATGACATAGAAGACTTGCCAGGGCAGTTCCTGCAAGTGCGACAAGTGCAGAGAGGAAGTTGAAGAAGAGTGCTTTTGATACAGTGAAGCCTGACCTCACTAGAATCCCAAAATCACCTATCTGCAAGTATTATCCCATTGATATCTTTTACATAAAGGGTTACTTGTTGCTATACACATCTTCAATGTTTGTTTAAGGAAATAGAGTAGGGACCTCTTGGGGAAGCTCGTGGGCAAGCAAGAACATGGTTCTTGACCATCCACCAACTGATCCGTAGATGAGAAACGCACTTCCTAACGCCATCCCATCAGTAAAATTGTGCTGCCCAACAAAATTAGGATAGAGATATTATCTTCTCAGATGAAGCTGAAGCATCTCCTATCTTTAATAAATGACAAAGGGGCGCACGTACTTACAACACCATCAGAGAACAAGTTGAGGTAACCAAATACTAAGCTTGAATTCTTCTCCACCTGATGAGGTTCGTCCATTTTTCCATCGGAAATAACTTGTGTGCCTGAGTTTGATTTATCCACACCATCACTAGCAGAAGTCTTTCTCTGAAACGGACAAACAAGTCGCAATCTGATTTAAGTATGCTTAACCTCTCTCATTCAAGTCAGAGCTTCTTCAGATGGAAGTATTATTGACATGGAAGTGCTGGTTCTCTCACCTTACGGAGAGATTTATCTTTAGAGACTTTCTCTGATGAATTTTCAGTTGCATCAGAGGGACACTGTTTGTCCGCGTTGTTATGACCGTCCTCATCTTTCAGTTTCTTACTGCCTGCATGGTGGTGGTGCTGGTGGCCCCAAGTATTGGATCCTGACGAGTTTTCTTCGACATAGCGCACCAACTTCTCCACAAGAAGGAAGACCACAATCCCAGCTACACAATCAAAGAATGAAGTTCAACATGAAATGTAAGATCTGTCAAACTATTTTATTCAATAAATACAAGAGTAGGAGTTTGGATACTTACCAAGAACAGACAATCCAACAGATAGGTCTTGCAAAGAATGCGAGTGTGAAGGCGAATCCGAATGAGAATGAGAATGATCATGATCATGATGGACATGGCTTTCATGGTTATGAGATGAGTGAGAGTGACCACCACCTGCCAGACCATAAAATAGTTTATACATCAAAAGATATCTCTTGCCAcggaaaaaataaagaaatgaacGGAACAAATGCAAAGATCATTGTGTCAATAACTGTACCAAAAGCATGGGGCAATTGGTGAAGAAAAGCATCCCCCAGCATAGCTCCTGCCTAGTAACCAAACAGATAGAACTAATCAGAACTATTTGAAGTATCAATACATAAAGAATTCAGAACCACCACTGGCAAAAGAAAAGCTAAACAAACTTACACCAAAGAGAGCCAAGGCATCAACAAACCATTTTGCTGGCTTCCCTTTAACTGTAATGTGAAAGAGAGAGTTTTTCTCGGTGACAATCAACACTATGTTTGGGTTCATAGAGAGATTAGCTTACCAAACATAACTGGGAGCAATATCAGACAGATGAGTGACGCCAAGCTAACCAAAAGAGAGCATCCCAATGCATTCACCCACAATGCTGCaaccacaagaaaaaaaaaagacgattTGCTTAAGCTACTACCGATCCTAATACATTTTCTAAAAGAATCATAATTCAattgtaaaaattaaattaccAAATCCAGAAAGAGCAGAACTTGATTGGTGGTCGTGATGAAGACAGGGACCAAACCCGCACAGTCTCATATCCTCTTCCTCTGCCAGCTCCTCCGGCAACTTCATTTGTTTCGGCTCATGATGATCGTGATCGTGATCGTGCGAATGACTACTACACCCACCTCCGTGATGATGCACGTGCTCTTCACGCGCCGGTGTTGAATGAGAGAACCCAGTTTCTACGCACAGATCCAGAAACAGCACCAGAACCAGAAACGGAACCACGAGTCTTCTAATCGAGAACGTCATCTGAGTTAAGAAATAGTTTCCGTCGAATGTAGGGAGAGACTGTGATTCCGAAAGTCACCACCAACATCCATTTGTAATAAACCTtgaaaatagttttgtttattttaaattttggccCTATAGTTTCTAAATTGCTCAGAAACCCCCTTATGAGATTTAGTGAAACCTTCGGGATCATATGGAAGGTCTCGAAAATGCAAACCTTCCGTCTGCATCAGAGCCTTTGTCATCGCCTCTAAAATTCGTTCAGACTTCATCACCGCCGTCATATTTATGATTTCTCCGGTCAAGAACTCTTATCGGAGCTTCGTTTTTGGATTCATACGATAGAAAATGTCAGAGGGAACGAGAGAGCACCCGAGGCTGATTCTATCCAATTTCATCACCCCGGAAGAGTGCAAGGAGCTGGAGTTCATACACAAGAGTTGCAGTACTGTCGGCTACAGACCCAACGTCTTCTCCACCACTCTCTCTCACCTCATCGCCACCAATTCTCCTCACCTCCTCATCCCTTTCGTCTCCATCCGAGGTCACTCCCCCTTTCACATTCCCCCAAGTTCATTCCTTTATGATCGTCTCATATTCTCATTGCGTTTTGAGTAAACAGAGAGGTTGAAAGAGAAGATGGAGGAAACGTTTGGGTGTGAGTTTGAGCTCTTCATTGAGTTCACAGGTTTGATTAGGTAAAGTAACTACCTTTTTTGTCTTAGTTAACAGTAAAGAATGATTCTTTTTTATTGAAATCAGCTGGTGTAGAGGAGCTTGCATTGGGTGGCATAGTGATGATAACAGACAGTATCTCAAACAAAGACACTTCTCTGTTCGTTTCTTAGTCTATGCGTCATTGTTTGATAATGAGGTTTATGTAAATGacttttgcttttttttgtttttttaattctgGTTTTGAAGGCAGTTTGTTACTTGAATAGCTACGGTAAAGACTTCAAAGGCGGCCTTTTTCGTTTTCAGTGTGGGGAACCAGCAACCATAGCCCCCTCCGCTGGAGTAAGTATGTTCTTTTTGCTAACCTCTTTGGTAAAATGGCTAATTATTTGGATAATGAGTTTGGTGTCTTGTACAGGATGTTATCATGTACACTGCTGATGACCGTAATATTCATTCTGTTGATGAGGTTAGGCCTCCCTCATGTCTTCCGTGTACATGTAAAGTAACTAATGTCTGCTTTACAGGTAACAGATGGGGAAAGGTTAACTCTTGCTATGTGGTTTACCCGGGACTCATCTCACAACGAAGATTCAAACCTCATTTCCCGTCTTTCTCAGTGCTCATCTCATGAGTTTCCCCTTCCTTCGCCTGCATCCGCTAACATGTACTGGTTCTGTCCTTATCAAAACGCTAATCTAAACACAGGTTTTGATATCTGCCTCGCGAGGTTGCATCTTCTTGGTTTCGACTTACATAGCTTACAAGAGGAAGATCGTTCTCTAGAGGCCTCTGAGCAACTCATGGGACCAATACAACTAGCTAAAGGAGGAGAGTTGCTCGCCCGGAAATTTACCAACGTTCTTCACGCTCTTCAGGTTGTTCAGTTCTGCAATTGGAAGGCTTCTGAACTCAAAACCTCAAAGGTCGAATATGACGATGTAGAAGAGGTGAAAGCTATGTCCCAACCTCAGTTAGAAACTATCAATGCCCTGAATGCAGTTTTCCTACTAGATAAGGGCCTTGTAACTACAATCTTTGGATGTTTATGTTCCAATGGGGAAGAGAAGGATTCACTCAACTTGACTGATGTCTCATCGGCGATTACCTCTTGGGAAGAGTATACTTGTAAACTACTCAAGGAGCTAGTGTCTTCCTTGCCTCAATGGATAACGTATCAGACTATACACAAAGTCGAATCCGGTTAGAAATTTATCTTTGAGTTAACAGATCTTGATGGTTCTTACGACTTTTAGACCGGACTgttgtttggtttgttttttcgTTTACTTTTGAATGTTAGAGTTTTCGTTGTGTTACAATTGTtatttgtaacaaaaatataaagatgaaaaatatttaaaattaaaatgttggTAACGATATTCATAACATTTTAGATTTCTATTTAATTTTGAGGGAATTTAGATTTctactattaaataattaatgatgtttttgtttagaaaatataaaaaaaaataaagattttttaatttatgtgtataattctaaaacgacttatattaaaaattagagagagaaaaaaaacagagtaagtataaagatgaaaaataattaaaattaaaatgttggTAACGACGATATTCAGAACATTTTGTATTTCTATTTAATTTTGAgggaattttaatttaataaaaaaaaagcaatcaGATGTAAGAGTACAAAACATACATTATTGAATATCCCttcaaaaaagaaacaaagagatCAACACAAGTCAATAGACACCGAACACGTAGTTGCaccaaaggaaaaaaagacaCAACACGTTCCCTCCTTTCACGCGCAAAGAATCTGTTTGACTAATC belongs to Brassica rapa cultivar Chiifu-401-42 chromosome A07, CAAS_Brap_v3.01, whole genome shotgun sequence and includes:
- the LOC103830986 gene encoding IAA-alanine resistance protein 1 isoform X1, translating into MTFSIRRLVVPFLVLVLFLDLCVETGFSHSTPAREEHVHHHGGGCSSHSHDHDHDHHEPKQMKLPEELAEEEDMRLCGFGPCLHHDHQSSSALSGFALWVNALGCSLLVSLASLICLILLPVMFVKGKPAKWFVDALALFGAGAMLGDAFLHQLPHAFGGGHSHSSHNHESHVHHDHDHSHSHSDSPSHSHSLQDLSVGLSVLAGIVVFLLVEKLVRYVEENSSGSNTWGHQHHHHAGSKKLKDEDGHNNADKQCPSDATENSSEKVSKDKSLRKRKTSASDGVDKSNSGTQVISDGKMDEPHQVEKNSSLVFGYLNLFSDGVHNFTDGMALGSAFLIYGSVGGWSRTMFLLAHELPQEIGDFGILVRSGFTVSKALFFNFLSALVALAGTALVLVWGNEPGQSSLIEGFTAGGFIYIAVAGVLAEMNNSGKSTLRNSVCHLISLMLGMGVALVISLLE
- the LOC103830987 gene encoding uncharacterized protein LOC103830987, with protein sequence MSEGTREHPRLILSNFITPEECKELEFIHKSCSTVGYRPNVFSTTLSHLIATNSPHLLIPFVSIRERLKEKMEETFGCEFELFIEFTGLISWCRGACIGWHSDDNRQYLKQRHFSAVCYLNSYGKDFKGGLFRFQCGEPATIAPSAGDVIMYTADDRNIHSVDEVTDGERLTLAMWFTRDSSHNEDSNLISRLSQCSSHEFPLPSPASANMYWFCPYQNANLNTGFDICLARLHLLGFDLHSLQEEDRSLEASEQLMGPIQLAKGGELLARKFTNVLHALQVVQFCNWKASELKTSKVEYDDVEEVKAMSQPQLETINALNAVFLLDKGLVTTIFGCLCSNGEEKDSLNLTDVSSAITSWEEYTCKLLKELVSSLPQWITYQTIHKVESG
- the LOC103830986 gene encoding IAA-alanine resistance protein 1 isoform X2, whose product is MTFSIRRLVVPFLVLVLFLDLCVETGFSHSTPAREEHVHHHGGGCSSHSHDHDHDHHEPKQMKLPEELAEEEDMRLCGFGPCLHHDHQSSSALSGFALWVNALGCSLLVSLASLICLILLPVMFGAMLGDAFLHQLPHAFGGGHSHSSHNHESHVHHDHDHSHSHSDSPSHSHSLQDLSVGLSVLAGIVVFLLVEKLVRYVEENSSGSNTWGHQHHHHAGSKKLKDEDGHNNADKQCPSDATENSSEKVSKDKSLRKRKTSASDGVDKSNSGTQVISDGKMDEPHQVEKNSSLVFGYLNLFSDGVHNFTDGMALGSAFLIYGSVGGWSRTMFLLAHELPQEIGDFGILVRSGFTVSKALFFNFLSALVALAGTALVLVWGNEPGQSSLIEGFTAGGFIYIAVAGVLAEMNNSGKSTLRNSVCHLISLMLGMGVALVISLLE